Sequence from the Coturnix japonica isolate 7356 chromosome 19, Coturnix japonica 2.1, whole genome shotgun sequence genome:
TTTGTCTGCAGACAAGCCAGCCTTTCTTTGGAATATGACTTTTAACACTGCAGAGTGCTGtgaatagttttatttcttgttttgctgcCCTTGCAATTTGAATAAGGTATCCATTGTTCTAAAAAATCACACCCAAAAATGTGTCTGTCTTCATGGTTTAGTCTTACATGACTgaagtgctttctgaaatgaatcAGTGATCAGCAAGCTTAAATTTCATAGGTGAACTCTATTTCTACTCAAGTTATGGAAGAATGAATCATTAACACGGATTTTTAAACATGCTAGAGAAGAAACTGCATgcttgtgttgttgttgtttaagaGTTGTCAGGATTGCAGTTTAGGAAGACCTTACAAATGGAACATTCCATGTTAGTTTATCCCTGGAAGAGCTGAAGTCCCTGGCATTAACCTTTGGGTTATTAGTATGTTGATGGAGGGGAGGATTAAGAAAAGGGCAGGTTGTGGGACACGAGTGACACAAAGACTAAAGGCAAAATGGTCTTGTAGTGACTCCAGTCCTAAAAAAATAGATTCAGGAGAGAAATCAGAACTTACTGCAAGGTGATTCTGTGCTCAAATGAAGTCAGTTCCCGACTGAGATTCTTCGTCTGCTCTGGAATTGGAGAAGCAAGTATTTGAACTAATTCTGCTTAAGAATCAGGTATAATAAGTGTAAGTTCAAGGCTTTACTGAAGAGGCAGTGATATGTTATCACGGAGCACACAAAGCATGAGGGCAGACGGTCTTGACATAATCTTCATTCATGAAGGTCACACGTTACCCCACCATGCCCATGGTAAAATGTTTGCTACCTCTCCTGCCTTGCTGTGTTTGTACTGTAACTGTGTTAGCTGTCTTGCAGGAATTTGACTTCTGAACAGCAGTTGATGTGTTCCACCTTCTGGGTTAGGAAATGgttctctctgttctctcctTGTTATGGCTGCCCCAGTGGGAGCTGATGCAACAGGTGCTGGGAGCTTAGATCCAATATAGATCAGAGGCATTATGTggaaaaactgaagagcaaTCCTGATCCTTCCTTCTGTGGAATACAATGTAGTTGCGCTGCAAATGGGATTAAAATGGCTAAAGATCATCATGAGGGGTCAACTTTTATCTCGTTAAAATTCCACTTTGTTTCTGACATCAACTGAAAGGCAGCGAGTGTCCCCTGGTGAGCAgtaaggcagcacagcaggctgtgagccagcagctccaggggGCCTAATCCTTACTGATGTACCGTGACCTTGGGCAAGGCATTGCTGTGCATCTCTTCTGTAATCTAGAGGTCGCAATTGTCTTTACCTGTAGATTTGAGCATTAAATTGTTGTTAATTTTAAGGTATTTTGAAACTTAGGAGTACTACGGAAGTTTAATCTCTTGTGCCTGGATGGTAAATCTAGTAGATCATGAAAATGGGGGAGTTCAGAGGGCTCCTTCTGGGCATCAAAGTGAGGAATGTGACAATAAGGTGGCTTCAGTTTGTCCAAAAGAGGTTTTCAGGTCTGCAGCTTGGCTGAATGCTCTGTCTGGAATATCCCTTAGACCTTAACCAGTATGGGGTGTAAAGCTGATGGTCACCAGGGAGACTGTGCAGCTCTAACTTCAGTTCCTGCAGAGTGGGTGCCTCAGgcagtgtggggctggcagTTCCATTTATAGCTGCTACACTGCTCAATTTCAAGGACATTCAAGGGGGGAGTTGCCCATAAAACAGACTTGATATCCATGCTTATGCTTGCTTTGGTGcttcctgggcagcttgtgcctTAAGAGGTGACTCTTCTCTAAgttctttttggctttttagTATTTTATCGTGCTGGTTTGGaggatggagaaaggaaaatagatgAGCACTTGTACatcaagaaaaaacacacaggtTGGTTAATGGTTCTTCATAGATTGCAAATGCTTTATGATTTATGATGGAACAGGTCAGCAGAGTATGGACTCTTACAAAACATGTGGGGCAGGCTGAGTAAGCTTGATGCCTAGACTGGTTGGCAGCCTGGTGAAGTACAGATAATCCCTGTTAAGTATGCTTGATAGTTATCCTTATGTATATAACTTCCATTGCTCAGGATCATGTTGCAATTGTAAGCAGGTGGCAATTAGAAGCATGCTACCAGAACTGCTATGTTTCCCtcaggaaaaggttttttttctcatagtGCTGCAGAAATTGTACCAGTGAGCAGCAGAATTTTCTTGTCATAATGTATGTTACACTGCCTAGTCAATGTTACCCACTGCTTATATAACACTCCCCTGTCATGTGCTGACCAGATGACAGTCATGCAGACAGGCATTACCTTCAGCATTGCGAGAAGCAGATGAGTTATTTGGGGCATTTGCTTTATCATAGAACTGCATTATATCAGTAGAAAAACCTTTGGGATTGAATAAAAGAGTGGGACAGAATGAAAGGCTTTATAAGCGCACATTAGGTTCCATTGAGAAACATTTCTGGCCACGTGTAATGTATATTGTACATCTTTAATCTGTTCTCCTGTACAAATGTCTGCTCAAGGGACAGATGCTCTCTGCTGTATTCCTGTGAATCTCAGTGTAAatgtttgcttctgtgctgagctgatgcTTCTCTGCTGGAAGTGACACATCACATCAGTCCATTAATTTTCCCTCTCATCCTTCGTCTTACAGCATTAGCTGCATCAATACTACAAGCTTTGTGTGGCGAGTTCATTGTAAGTACACATTACAGGTGCCAGATTGTGGCAGTTAGGAGCCCATGAGTTAGGAAACAGGACAAGCAGTGGGGCCAGGGCCTTCAGTACCCCCAAATGAAGGAGTTCTCtggcctggggctgcagcagccaccaTTTGAGTCAGAGCAGCAAATTCTTATCTCTGCTTGTGTTGCACTTTTTGCTGGGGAGCGTGGTGCTGCCTGGATCCATCAGTTCCTGCAGATGCAGATGACTAAATGAAGCTGTGTGGGCTGCTGGCTCTCCAGCCAGCCTGTCCCTGCTATCTCTTCCCATAAACACTGAACCCTTTGTCTCCGGCCTTATCGTGCCCCTGCCATCACAGAGCCCTTTCTGTGCTCTCTTCCCAGCACAGTCACTGTGTTCAGGGgtcttttcttcagctgctttttgtctCTGGGTGTTTATTGTGCCTGCTGCAGAGTGTGTTTGttgggaaagaggaggaggggcTCCTGTTTGTGTGGGTTTTATAAACCCAGTGCAGTCTTAAAAGAGATGCTGAGCAAACTGGGTGGTGATAATATTAACCCATCAGTGTCCTACTTTAATGACTGCAAAACTGTGCTAAGGTTTCCTCAGTTTGTGGAAAACATTCTGGGAGGCTTACAGAGTTGTATTGCTGTGGGAGGCAGTAGGCATGCAGTTGTGCAGCAGGGGGTCTGCTCCCCTTTTGGTCTCAACAGACCTTTGATTTTTCCATGAATTTTGCACACGTATGTCAGCAAAGTGAGCCTTACAAACCTGGGGAGATGGAGCTGATTGTAGTATTTATGTCCAGTGTGCTTCTGGAACTTGGTTTTACTGCAAATGCTGGTTCGGTAGCCCCTTCTATTTGCTTAACTGACTTGTGCATCCTGTCTACGTCGCTGCATCAGACAATATCTCTTTGTTGTATCCTGTTCCAAAACTTTAAGGCTCTGTActttaactttttccttttgagaaggtcctgaaaacagaaacttgAACATCTTTTCTTTAATCAGTTTGTTAATACTTTCAAAGTTAGAATGGCTGTTATTGTTTATTCAGTACCTGTGACACCACATTCATTATTCAAGTCTTCTGGAATATCAGCTGCTCAGAACTTTGCCCTTGTAAGCACATAATGCTCTGTAACTAGGTTTAAAATAATGATTctaaatgacattaaaaaggaaaagcatcgTTTTCTGACCTCCTCTTGTTCTTCCATGATAGTGGAGAATGGAATTTATAACATGATAAATGTTTTGTTCAGCTCTGTTTGAGACAGTTTTCTATTTGAGACTCCATTTTCATTATTGAGATACCTTTTTCATTATTCTATTTTGCTTAAATTGAGCGTAAtgcaaataaatcattttaatgtgTGATAACATTAGTCATGTGACTAAAAAATTACGTATTTTATAATCTAGGatcatattatttttcctacacTATTGAAACTTCATCCAGAAATTAGTAGGATTAAACTTGTCTTTTCACAAGGTGTAACataaagcatgtttttattttcaaacagtaTCCTGGTACTGGGTTGCAGTTTGTGCATCACAGCATCTGCATGTTCTATTATTACATTGGGAAGAACTTCAGTAGATTGTGTTCCCTTTGCAggaggcaggagggaaggaaatgcaAAATAGTATGAGCCTTTGTGAAACATGAATCCACACTCATCATGACTAAACCTATTCAAATattcaggtgtttttttccaggacTGCTCTAGGCTCCCGTGTTGTTGTCGtctgatttgtttctttcacgAACTCACTCAGTTTGCCTCCTCTTTTACTCTTCAAGGAACAGTTTCAACTGCAAAGCGCACAGGGATTCCAGCACCCCGAGAAATATCATCCTCTGTATCAAGGGAGAGAGCTGTACTGCGTGGCCAAGCCAATACAAGGAAAACTCAGCCCAGCCCCACCTCTTCTGGTACACCAACTCCTACCAAACATGTGCGCCCCACTAGCAAGTCCAAGCAAGAGAGTGAAACTGGTGACAAGGCTGTTTTGGAATCTCAGGTTAAAGAACTCCTGGCAGAAGCCAAGACAAAAGATTCTGAAATAACCAAACTCCGCTGTGaactgaagaaatgcaaagagaaagggTCACATAACCTTGAAGGGATGGGTCCTTCAGACCAAAACATTGAAACCTTGTCACCTGTTGACATAGATCCACTAATACGGAcccttcaggaaaaaaacaggacTTTTCAAAAAGAACTTGCttgtctgggagaagaaaatCGTGTTTTGAAAGAGAAGTTGCTTTATCTAGAGAATTCTCCTCTGTCAGACACAACAACAAGCAGTGGCGGTGACAGCAGCCTCCCTACCCCAACTACCCAAGAATCCAGTTTTGGAAGCCCATCAAAAAATGTATTGAGAGGTGAAACAATTGAGCACAGGCAGCGAGTGAATGGGGGAACACTGCGCAATTCCGCTTCTTCCAGCAGCGATGTAACTAAAGCTTCCCTGTCACCTGATGCGTCTGATTTTGAACATATAGCAGATATACCTTCCAGGCCAGCGTCCTCCAACAGCAACCACTTCAAGGGTTCCAAATGCTCCACTACAGGAAGTTCTCCAAACAACATTAGCGACCTTTCAGTCGCATCTCTTAcggagaaaatacaaaaaatggAGGAGAATCACCATAGCACAGCAGAAGAATTACAAGCCACTCTGCAGGAGCTGTCAGACCAGCAACAAATGGTGcaggagctgacagcagaaaaCGAGAAGCTGGTGGAAGAGAAAGCTCTCCTGGAGACTTCTTTTCACCAACAcagagacagagcagagcagctgggtcaagaaaatgaaaagctaatgACTCTCCTCCAAGAGCGATCCAAGAGtgaagaaagcagagctcaggagGGAAAAGTCCTCGAACTGGAACAGAAGTGTGCAGAAGTTCTTGAAAAAGCACaatttgaaagagagaaattgCTCAATATTCAACAACAACTAACCAGCAGCCTACGAAGCTTGGAAAGGGAGCACCAAGATGCCCAGCAGGTGATTAAAGGCCTGAGAGATGAAAATGAGAGGCTGCTTAAACTTCTAGAAGTGGAACAGCAGAGCAACAGCACAGTAACAAAAACTCTGGAGGACTGCAAAATTGCATTGGAAGGTCTAAAAATTGAGAATGGGTCTCTAAAAACCCAGCTGGAGAGTGAGAAACAAAAGGCTGCAGAAATCAACGCCATGGGATGCACTACTGACAACTCTGAGGTGCAAGAGCTGCTGAAAGTAGCCCATGCAGAAAAGGATCAGTTGGAAGCATCTTGCACTGAGCTTAAGCaagagctgctgaaagcaaacagtgaaCTGAAGCACGTTCAGGGTCTCCTATCGAAGGTAAAGCAGTAGCAGCTGTACAATGTAACTGTTGTTTATCTGGCTTTCCACAAATAAGCAATTGTCAGTCTGTGAATTGTTATTGATCAGCTGATTTTAGTACTAATTATTCCAGTTGCATTCATTACTGTTGAATGGAAGCTGGGATCATtacaatattttctgtttcttttgctatGTGCATGTTTTTCCTGGAATAACTGCTAGCAAAACTCTGCTTACAAGTTCAAAATTTAGCTTATCTAGTATCTTCTGCAGAATATGCTGGTTTTGGTGAACAGAAATATATTCATCAATATTGAAGCAACAGAACAGGTTAATAAAAATGTACTGACATTATGTGAACAAATATTAGTGAAAGTTACTTTGAAGTCTGGGTAGAGAGAAGGACCTATCAgcaaaatattacatttttgaTAAATCTTAAAGGACAAGCTAATAAGTAGTGAATTATAGATGTCGCTGAGTACAAAAACATGGGAGCATGAGTTAATACTCAGAAGTTGATATTTACAGTCACAACGTACAGTCGAGCTCCAGATGAGATTATTTTGCTAAAATCTATTTTAACAAGATTGAAAAGTACTCTGTTTGGAGATAGGTAAAGTaatggtaaaaaataaacatattttggaATAGATTTCTCCTTGCCATTTGGTGGCTTGCAGCTTTGCTCCAAGCAAGCTTAAGGCAAACGTTGGTTCTATTTTCTGTCTGATCCTGGGTGTTCCAAAGAGAGCTGCAATGCAGGGTGTCACAGAACAAGCATTAGTGTAGTGCCAGCCAGTGATTAATGTCCCATCGCTGCAGAACGAATGATAAGCAATGTGTGCAGCCTTTCCTGTATGGGAAAGGGGTCATGGGAAGAACTGTTGAGTTGGCTTGCTGCAGAGGAAGAGAGCATTGCCAAAAAGCACCTCAATGGTTTGAGTGTGTTAGAAAATCCAGGTGTCCTTTCAGCTTAAATAGGTGACCACAGCAAACAGAGTTGCAGAGGAAGT
This genomic interval carries:
- the SPECC1 gene encoding cytospin-B isoform X3, with product MKSTARTWSTVSKQGSHGVDRGKSLSTASTGMKTSKSSTSLAFESRLSKLKRACSDDMLTKPGVTAASGVSRLKKTITTGAISELAESRLKPSTGTVSTAKRTGIPAPREISSSVSRERAVLRGQANTRKTQPSPTSSGTPTPTKHVRPTSKSKQESETGDKAVLESQVKELLAEAKTKDSEITKLRCELKKCKEKGSHNLEGMGPSDQNIETLSPVDIDPLIRTLQEKNRTFQKELACLGEENRVLKEKLLYLENSPLSDTTTSSGGDSSLPTPTTQESSFGSPSKNVLRGETIEHRQRVNGGTLRNSASSSSDVTKASLSPDASDFEHIADIPSRPASSNSNHFKGSKCSTTGSSPNNISDLSVASLTEKIQKMEENHHSTAEELQATLQELSDQQQMVQELTAENEKLVEEKALLETSFHQHRDRAEQLGQENEKLMTLLQERSKSEESRAQEGKVLELEQKCAEVLEKAQFEREKLLNIQQQLTSSLRSLEREHQDAQQVIKGLRDENERLLKLLEVEQQSNSTVTKTLEDCKIALEGLKIENGSLKTQLESEKQKAAEINAMGCTTDNSEVQELLKVAHAEKDQLEASCTELKQELLKANSELKHVQGLLSKAENECGQLKEVCERQAEQLSRTSQKLQEKTSENEADIKNLKETIFELEDQVEQHRAIKLHNNQIISDLESKTMKLEEQKQDIERQLKALTKQMKEDTEEWKRFQADLQTAVVVANDIKCEAQQELRVVKRKLQEEEEKSARLQKELDEVKGNNRQKVTFGSGTAKELAEKILMRSSEFI
- the SPECC1 gene encoding cytospin-B isoform X4, with protein sequence MKSTARTWSTVSKQGSHGVDRGKSLSTASTGMKTSKSSTSLAFESRLSKLKRACSDDMLTKPGVTAASGVSRLKKTITTGAISELAESRLKPSTGTVSTAKRTGIPAPREISSSVSRERAVLRGQANTRKTQPSPTSSGTPTPTKHVRPTSKSKQESETGDKAVLESQVKELLAEAKTKDSEITKLRCELKKCKEKGSHNLEGMGPSDQNIETLSPVDIDPLIRTLQEKNRTFQKELACLGEENRVLKEKLLYLENSPLSDTTTSSGGDSSLPTPTTQESSFGSPSKNVLRGETIEHRQRVNGGTLRNSASSSSDVTKASLSPDASDFEHIADIPSRPASSNSNHFKGSKCSTTGSSPNNISDLSVASLTEKIQKMEENHHSTAEELQATLQELSDQQQMVQELTAENEKLVEEKALLETSFHQHRDRAEQLGQENEKLMTLLQERSKSEESRAQEGKVLELEQKCAEVLEKAQFEREKLLNIQQQLTSSLRSLEREHQDAQQVIKGLRDENERLLKLLEVEQQSNSTVTKTLEDCKIALEGLKIENGSLKTQLESEKQKAAEINAMGCTTDNSEVQELLKVAHAEKDQLEASCTELKQELLKANSELKHVQGLLSKAENECGQLKEVCERQAEQLSRTSQKLQEKTSENEADIKNLKETIFELEDQVEQHRAIKLHNNQIISDLESKTMKLEEQKQDIERQLKALTKQMKEDTEEWKRFQADLQTAVVVANDIKCEAQQELRVVKRKLQEEEEKSARLQKELDEVKGNNRCLISTS
- the SPECC1 gene encoding cytospin-B isoform X2; this encodes MGNQPGRAEEHDQGTVSTAKRTGIPAPREISSSVSRERAVLRGQANTRKTQPSPTSSGTPTPTKHVRPTSKSKQESETGDKAVLESQVKELLAEAKTKDSEITKLRCELKKCKEKGSHNLEGMGPSDQNIETLSPVDIDPLIRTLQEKNRTFQKELACLGEENRVLKEKLLYLENSPLSDTTTSSGGDSSLPTPTTQESSFGSPSKNVLRGETIEHRQRVNGGTLRNSASSSSDVTKASLSPDASDFEHIADIPSRPASSNSNHFKGSKCSTTGSSPNNISDLSVASLTEKIQKMEENHHSTAEELQATLQELSDQQQMVQELTAENEKLVEEKALLETSFHQHRDRAEQLGQENEKLMTLLQERSKSEESRAQEGKVLELEQKCAEVLEKAQFEREKLLNIQQQLTSSLRSLEREHQDAQQVIKGLRDENERLLKLLEVEQQSNSTVTKTLEDCKIALEGLKIENGSLKTQLESEKQKAAEINAMGCTTDNSEVQELLKVAHAEKDQLEASCTELKQELLKANSELKHVQGLLSKAENECGQLKEVCERQAEQLSRTSQKLQEKTSENEADIKNLKETIFELEDQVEQHRAIKLHNNQIISDLESKTMKLEEQKQDIERQLKALTKQMKEDTEEWKRFQADLQTAVVVANDIKCEAQQELRVVKRKLQEEEEKSARLQKELDEVKGNNRLTAEEVESIEADTANRWQGVCISRASPTPSESAATVKSLIKSFDLGCSGSTGQNITVQKVPRSPLSGIPVRTAPAAAVSPMQRHSVYNNTKPASKGVVKHTDLSDLPLADLLKGRNEELKPDHYLRKSPSLESLSKPPMAFSSRMLNSTPSSLKPQSKLSVERKDPLAALAREYGGSKRNALLKWCQKKTEGYQNIDITNFSSSWSDGLAFCALLHTYLPAHIPYQELNSQDKKRNLLLAFQAAESVGIKPSLELSEMMYTDRPDWQSVMQYVAQIYKYFET